In one window of Tripterygium wilfordii isolate XIE 37 chromosome 1, ASM1340144v1, whole genome shotgun sequence DNA:
- the LOC120000030 gene encoding F-box/LRR-repeat protein 4-like isoform X2: MRGHDRINTFLPDELILEVFTHLDSKPSRDACSLVCKRWLALDRLSRTTLRIGASGTPDVFLRLLSRRFLSVKNIHIDERLSVSVPVQPGRRRGSDKSQLPYRKLHLGEKSGYEDSESEPYFLSDAGLSAIGDEFPQLERLSLIWCSNVSSSGLTSLASSCGSLKSLDLQGCYVGDQGLSTVGKSCKLLEDLNLRFCEGLTDLGLVELAQGCGKSLKSLGVAACAKITDVSLESIGAHCKSLETLSLDSEFIHNKGVVAVAQGCPVLKVLKLQCINVTDDALTTVGTSCLSLELLALYSFQQFTDKGLRAVGKGCKKLKNLTLSDCYFLSDIGLEAIATGCTELTHLEVNGCHNIGTLGLESIGRSCRRLTELALLYCQRIGNNALLEVGRGCEFLQALHLVDCSGVGDDAICSIASGCRNLKKLHIRRCYEIGNKGIKAVGEFCKSLTDLSLRFCDRVGDDALIAIGQGCSLRHLNVSGCHQIGDAGIIAIARGCPELTYLDVSVLQNLGDMAMAELGEGCPLLKEIVLSHCRQITDVGLAHLVRNCSMLETCHMVYCPNVTSAGVATVISGCTNIKKVLVEKWKVSQRTKRRAGSIISYLCIDL; the protein is encoded by the exons ATGCGAGGGCATGATCGAATCAACACCTTCCTCCCGGATGAGCTGATCCTGGAGGTGTTTACGCACCTGGATTCGAAGCCCAGCAGGGACGCCTGTTCCTTGGTGTGTAAGCGGTGGCTGGCGCTCGACCGTCTTAGCCGGACCACACTCCGAATCGGTGCCTCGGGGACCCCCGATGTCTTCCTCAGGCTTCTCTCCCGCCGATTTCTTAGTGTTAAGAACATCCACATCGATGAACGCCTCTCTGTTTCGGTCCCCGTCCAGCCC GGGAGAAGACGTGGTAGTGATAAATCTCAACTTCCATATCGTAAGCTGCACTTGGGTGAAAAAAGTGGATATGAAGACAGTGAGAGTGAGCCCTACTTTCTTTCTGATGCTGGATTGAGCGCTATTGGTGACGAGTTTCCACAACTGGAAAGGTTAAGCTTAATCTGGTGCTCCAATGTATCATCTTCGGGTTTAACTTCCCTAGCTTCTAGTTGCGGTTCCTTGAAATCCCTGGATTTACAG GGTTGCTATGTTGGCGATCAAGGTCTCTCTACTGTTGGAAAGTCTTGTAAACTACTTGAAGATTTGAACTTGAGGTTTTGTGAAGGCTTGACCGACTTGGGTTTGGTTGAATTAGCCCAAGGCTGTGGGAAATCACTAAAATCTCTTGGTGTCGCTGCTTGTGCAAAAATAACTGATGTATCACTGGAATCAATCGGAGCTCATTGCAAGTCACTTGAGACGTTATCATTGGATTCAGAATTCATCCACAACAAAGGGGTTGTTGCTGTGGCCCAAGGCTGCCCTGTATTGAAAGTTTTGAAGCTTCAATGCATCAATGTTACAGATGATGCTTTGACGACTGTGGGCACATCATGTTTATCGCTGGAGCTACTGGCTTTATACAGTTTCCAGCAATTCACTGACAA GGGTTTACGTGCCGTGGGGAAGGGGTGTAAGAAGTTGAAAAACCTTACCTTAAGTGATTGCTATTTCCTGAGCGACATAGGATTGGAAGCAATTGCAACTGGTTGTACAGAACTTACACATCTTGAAGTAAATGGTTGTCACAATATTGGAACTTTGGGATTGGAGTCAATCGGAAGATCTTGCCG GCGCCTTACGGAGCTGGCATTGTTATATTGCCAAAGGATTGGCAATAATGCTCTTCTGGAAGTTGGAAGAGGCTGTGAATTCTTGCAAGCTCTCCATTTGGTTGATTGCTCTGGGGTTGGAGATGATGCCATTTGCAGTATAGCTAGTGGTTGCAGGAATTTGAAGAAGCTTCATATTCGTCGATGCTATGAG ATTGGAAACAAGGGAATCAAAGCTGTCGGTGAGTTTTGTAAGTCTCTCACGGATCTTAGCCTTCGATTTTGTGATAG GGTAGGGGATGATGCCCTTATTGCCATCGGCCAGGGGTGTTCCTTAAGACATCTAAATGTGAGTGGCTGCCACCAGATTGGTGATGCTGGAATAATAGCTATTGCTAGGGGGTGCCCTGAACTCACTTACCTTGATGTAAGCGTCCTTCAG AACTTGGGCGATATGGCAATGGCTGAGCTAGGAGAAGGCTGCCCATTACTGAAGGAAATAGTGTTGTCACACTGCCGTCAGATTACAGATGTTGGTCTTGCACATCTTGTGAGAAATTGCTCCATGCTGGAGACCTGCCACATGGTTTATTGTCCAAATGTAACTTCAGCTGGAGTTGCTACTGTAATCTCTGGTTGCACAAACATTAAAAAGGTTCTGGTTGAGAAGTGGAAGGTTAGCCAGAGGACCAAAAGGAGAGCAGGCTCCATCATTTCCTACCTCTGCATAGACCTCTAG
- the LOC120002810 gene encoding BI1-like protein, producing MFGYERVGAKELDLEAGNGETLFPGMSLGENQLRWGFIRKVYGILAAQIILTTAVSAATVLYAPLTNLLQGSSGLFLFLLFLPFILIWPLHVYHQKHPVNLVILGLFTVSLSFTVGMTCANTDGRIVLEALILTGAVVSSLTGYTFWAAKKGKDFSFLGPILFTSLIILILTGFIQMFFPLGPTSVAVYGGISALIFCGYIVYDTEKLIKRFTYDEYILASATLYLDILNLFISILRVLRQANN from the exons atgtttGGATACGAGCGAGTGGGTGCGAAGGAGCTAGATCTAGAGGCAGGGAATGGAGAGACCTTGTTCCCGGGGATGAGCTTGGGTGAGAACCAGCTGCGATGGGGTTTCATACGCAAGGTCTACGGTATTCTTGCCGCTCAGATCATCCTAACAACCGCCGTATCTGCCGCCACCGTACTCTACGCCCCGCTCACCAACCTACTCCAGGGATCCTCTGGCCTCTTTCTCTTCCTACTCTTCCTCCCCTTCATCC TTATATGGCCCCTACATGTGTACCACCAAAAACACCCTGTGAACTTGGTCattcttggtctattcaccgtGTCTCTGAGCTTCACTGTTGGAATGACCTGTGCTAACACAGATG gaaggATTGTGCTTGAAGCATTGATTCTAACTGGAGCTGTGGTTTCCTCCCTTACTGGGTACACATTTTGGGCCGCTAAGAAGGGCAAAGACTTCAGCTTCCTTGGACCAATATTATTCACCAGTCTTATTATCCTCATCTTAACTGGTTTTATCCAG ATGTTCTTCCCTCTTGGCCCAACCTCGGTTGCTGTTTATGGTGGGATTAGCGCTTTGATTTTCTGCGGTTATATAGTCTATGACACCGAAAAACTGATCAAGCGCTTCACATATGATGAGTATATTTTGGCCTCGGCTACTCTCTATTTGGACATTTTGAACTTGTTCATCTCCATCTTGCGGGTACTGAGGCAGGCAAACAATTAG
- the LOC119981852 gene encoding protein RDM1-like, whose amino-acid sequence MERTMPWNGQVDVISTDESSSSDQGVEVNVGFGAQSASDMAIDGAPKATAYEDLLQDAVLLIKRAKMYQEYMKQLPIPMQRGSVIPFSSWVGLGKSIKQIYGQPLHYLTNILLKQWDQLRSGAEDEHKPLDIVIHPCKAEATIWLVEEIHRHTSSHDHIAKLWLSDPIHHTFIDSIFPEL is encoded by the exons ATGGAGAGAACAATGCCATGGAATGGGCAAGTTGATGTTATATCAACAGACGAATCTTCTTCCTCAGATCAGGGTGTAGAGGTTAATGTTGGGTTTGGAGCACAGTCAGCCAGTGACATGGCAATTGATGGAGCTCCTAAAGCTACTGCATATGAAG ATTTGCTTCAAGACGCAGTTTTGTTGATAAAAAGGGCAAAGATGTACCAGGAATACATGAAACAGCTGCCAATTCCAATGCAACGTGGCTCTGTTATCCCCTTTTCTTCATGGGTGGGATTGGGCAAATCGATTAAGCAGATATATGGGCAACCGTTACATTATCTCACCAATATTCTCCTCAAGCAGTGGGATCAACTAAGGAGCGGTGCTGAAGATGAGCACAAGCCATTAGATATTGTTATTCATCCTTGCAAAGCTGAAGCCACCATCTGGCTAGTTGAAGAAATCCACCGGCATACCTCATCTCATGATCATATAGCGAAACTGTGGCTGTCAGACCCAATCCACCATACTTTTATTGATTCCATTTTCCCAGAATTATGA
- the LOC120000030 gene encoding F-box/LRR-repeat protein 4-like isoform X1, translating into MRGHDRINTFLPDELILEVFTHLDSKPSRDACSLVCKRWLALDRLSRTTLRIGASGTPDVFLRLLSRRFLSVKNIHIDERLSVSVPVQPGRRRGSDKSQLPYRKLHLGEKSGYEDSESEPYFLSDAGLSAIGDEFPQLERLSLIWCSNVSSSGLTSLASSCGSLKSLDLQGCYVGDQGLSTVGKSCKLLEDLNLRFCEGLTDLGLVELAQGCGKSLKSLGVAACAKITDVSLESIGAHCKSLETLSLDSEFIHNKGVVAVAQGCPVLKVLKLQCINVTDDALTTVGTSCLSLELLALYSFQQFTDNLIQPVSLGRGLRAVGKGCKKLKNLTLSDCYFLSDIGLEAIATGCTELTHLEVNGCHNIGTLGLESIGRSCRRLTELALLYCQRIGNNALLEVGRGCEFLQALHLVDCSGVGDDAICSIASGCRNLKKLHIRRCYEIGNKGIKAVGEFCKSLTDLSLRFCDRVGDDALIAIGQGCSLRHLNVSGCHQIGDAGIIAIARGCPELTYLDVSVLQNLGDMAMAELGEGCPLLKEIVLSHCRQITDVGLAHLVRNCSMLETCHMVYCPNVTSAGVATVISGCTNIKKVLVEKWKVSQRTKRRAGSIISYLCIDL; encoded by the exons ATGCGAGGGCATGATCGAATCAACACCTTCCTCCCGGATGAGCTGATCCTGGAGGTGTTTACGCACCTGGATTCGAAGCCCAGCAGGGACGCCTGTTCCTTGGTGTGTAAGCGGTGGCTGGCGCTCGACCGTCTTAGCCGGACCACACTCCGAATCGGTGCCTCGGGGACCCCCGATGTCTTCCTCAGGCTTCTCTCCCGCCGATTTCTTAGTGTTAAGAACATCCACATCGATGAACGCCTCTCTGTTTCGGTCCCCGTCCAGCCC GGGAGAAGACGTGGTAGTGATAAATCTCAACTTCCATATCGTAAGCTGCACTTGGGTGAAAAAAGTGGATATGAAGACAGTGAGAGTGAGCCCTACTTTCTTTCTGATGCTGGATTGAGCGCTATTGGTGACGAGTTTCCACAACTGGAAAGGTTAAGCTTAATCTGGTGCTCCAATGTATCATCTTCGGGTTTAACTTCCCTAGCTTCTAGTTGCGGTTCCTTGAAATCCCTGGATTTACAG GGTTGCTATGTTGGCGATCAAGGTCTCTCTACTGTTGGAAAGTCTTGTAAACTACTTGAAGATTTGAACTTGAGGTTTTGTGAAGGCTTGACCGACTTGGGTTTGGTTGAATTAGCCCAAGGCTGTGGGAAATCACTAAAATCTCTTGGTGTCGCTGCTTGTGCAAAAATAACTGATGTATCACTGGAATCAATCGGAGCTCATTGCAAGTCACTTGAGACGTTATCATTGGATTCAGAATTCATCCACAACAAAGGGGTTGTTGCTGTGGCCCAAGGCTGCCCTGTATTGAAAGTTTTGAAGCTTCAATGCATCAATGTTACAGATGATGCTTTGACGACTGTGGGCACATCATGTTTATCGCTGGAGCTACTGGCTTTATACAGTTTCCAGCAATTCACTGACAA CTTGATCCAGCCTGTTTCCCTTGGCAGGGGTTTACGTGCCGTGGGGAAGGGGTGTAAGAAGTTGAAAAACCTTACCTTAAGTGATTGCTATTTCCTGAGCGACATAGGATTGGAAGCAATTGCAACTGGTTGTACAGAACTTACACATCTTGAAGTAAATGGTTGTCACAATATTGGAACTTTGGGATTGGAGTCAATCGGAAGATCTTGCCG GCGCCTTACGGAGCTGGCATTGTTATATTGCCAAAGGATTGGCAATAATGCTCTTCTGGAAGTTGGAAGAGGCTGTGAATTCTTGCAAGCTCTCCATTTGGTTGATTGCTCTGGGGTTGGAGATGATGCCATTTGCAGTATAGCTAGTGGTTGCAGGAATTTGAAGAAGCTTCATATTCGTCGATGCTATGAG ATTGGAAACAAGGGAATCAAAGCTGTCGGTGAGTTTTGTAAGTCTCTCACGGATCTTAGCCTTCGATTTTGTGATAG GGTAGGGGATGATGCCCTTATTGCCATCGGCCAGGGGTGTTCCTTAAGACATCTAAATGTGAGTGGCTGCCACCAGATTGGTGATGCTGGAATAATAGCTATTGCTAGGGGGTGCCCTGAACTCACTTACCTTGATGTAAGCGTCCTTCAG AACTTGGGCGATATGGCAATGGCTGAGCTAGGAGAAGGCTGCCCATTACTGAAGGAAATAGTGTTGTCACACTGCCGTCAGATTACAGATGTTGGTCTTGCACATCTTGTGAGAAATTGCTCCATGCTGGAGACCTGCCACATGGTTTATTGTCCAAATGTAACTTCAGCTGGAGTTGCTACTGTAATCTCTGGTTGCACAAACATTAAAAAGGTTCTGGTTGAGAAGTGGAAGGTTAGCCAGAGGACCAAAAGGAGAGCAGGCTCCATCATTTCCTACCTCTGCATAGACCTCTAG
- the LOC120008099 gene encoding calcium-binding protein 39-like yields MSFSFFKPSRPKTPQEVAKAIKDSLVALDTKTVVEVKALEKALEEVDKNFATMRCMLCGDGEVEPNVEQVSQLAIEFCKEDVLALLLHKLPILGWEARKDLVHCWSILLKQMVGSTHCCVQYIENHLELLDFLVVCYDNKEIALNCGQMLRECIKFPTLAKYILESASFELFFKFVELPNFDIASDAFSTFKDLLTKHSDVVSAFLAAHYEEFFDLYEKLMTSSNYVTRRQSLKLLSEFLLESPNSQVMKRYILEVRYMKVMMTLLKDSRKNIQIASFHIFKVFVANPNKPREIKVILAKNHDKLLQLLQNLSLGKGSDDEQFEEEKELIMKEIERLSRLPELVS; encoded by the exons ATGTCGTTCTCATTCTTTAAGCCGTCGCGGCCCAAGACACCGCAGGAGGTGGCGAAGGCGATCAAAGACAGCCTCGTCGCCCTCGATACCAAAACCGTCGTCGAAGTTAAGGCCCTCGAAAAG GCTTTGGAAGAAGTAGATAAGAATTTTGCAACAATGAGATGCATGCTATGTGGAGACGGGGAAGTTGAACCTAACGTGGAACAAGTTTCACAGCTTGCGATTGAATTCTGTAAAGAGGATGTTCTTGCTCTTTTGCTTCACAAGTTGCCCATATTGGGATGGGAA GCAAGGAAGGATTTAGTACACTGTTGGTCCATATTGTTGAAGCAAATGGTTGGCTCTACACATTGCTGTGTACAATATATTGAGAACCATCTTGAGTTACTAGACTTTCTTGTTGTTTG CTATGATAACAAGGAAATTGCCTTGAATTGTGGACAAATGTTGCGGGAGTGCATCAAATTTCCAACACTTGCAAA ATACATACTAGAGTCTGCAAGCTTTGAATTGTTCTTCAAATTCGTGGAGTTACCGAACTTTGACATTGCTTCTGATGCTTTCTCTACCTTTAAG GATCTTCTTACTAAACATAGTGATGTGGTATCTGCATTTTTGGCTGCTCATTATGAAGAG TTCTTTGATCTTTACGAAAAACTCATGACATCTTCGAATTACGTGACAAGAAGGCAATCTTTAAAG CTTCTCTCGGAATTCCTTTTGGAGTCTCCAAATTCCCAAGTAATGAAGCGCTATATTTTAGAAGTTCGGTACATGAAAGTCATGATGACATTGCTGAAG GATTCAAGGAAAAACATTCAAATAGCATCTTTCCACATTTTCAAG GTTTTTGTTGCTAATCCTAATAAGCCTCGCGAAATAAAGGTTATTTTGGCAAAAAATCATGATAAGTTGCTACAATTGCTTCAGAATTTGTCTCTTGGGAAAG GTTCTGATGATGAACAATTTGAAGAGGAGAAGGAACTTATCATGAAGGAGATTGAAAGATTATCTCGCTTGCCTGAACTTGTGTCATAG
- the LOC119987323 gene encoding S-adenosylmethionine decarboxylase proenzyme 4-like, with product MAVPGFEGFEKRLELHFFGDDPVSDMGLRLINMESLEKVLNAVQCTVVSSVGNQFFDAYVLSESSLFIYPTKIIIKTCGTTQLLKSIRPLIHYAFNLGLTLCSCRYTRGSFIFPKSQPSPHSSFKEEVIYLEETLPSNLCYRKASVMLSKLSNHNWHVFTAGDQEIPIDQTLFTIEVCMTELDRVLARKFFRRPDDDKNSDAAGQEMTELTGIDNIIPGAIICDFGFDPCGYSMNGIHDGDRYSTIHVTPEDGFSYASFECVGSIYDDMDEFSETLKKAVQVFRPATLSVSTTSSSHEVWTRVANAIEPLGFKCRSFAVDEFPAAGSVVFQTFTSRRKHAEHGGGRYIHWG from the coding sequence ATGGCTGTGCCTGGATTCGAAGGCTTTGAGAAGcgcctagagcttcatttcttCGGTGATGACCCAGTTTCCGACATGGGTCTTAGGCTGATTAATATGGAGTCATTAGAGAAGGTGTTGAATGCTGTGCAATGCACTGTTGTATCCTCTGTTGGGAACCAGTTTTTTGATGCCTATGTGTTATCAGAGTCAAGCCTATTCATCTACCCCACCAAGATCATCATCAAGACTTGTGGGACTACTCAGCTCCTCAAATCAATCCGGCCATTGATACACTATGCCTTCAATCTTGGCCTCACTTTGTGTTCCTGTAGATACACCAGAGGCAGCTTCATTTTTCCCAAATCACAACCCTCCCCTCACTCGAGCTTCAAAGAAGAAGTCATTTACCTTGAAGAAACTCTCCCTTCAAATCTCTGTTACAGAAAAGCCTCCGTTATGCTCTCCAAATTGTCCAATCATAATTGGCATGTTTTCACTGCTGGTGACCAAGAAATCCCAATTGATCAAACTTTGTTCACGATTGAGGTCTGTATGACTGAGCTCGACCGTGTTTTAGCCCGCAAATTCTTCCGACGTCCCGATGACGACAAAAACAGCGACGCTGCCGGACAAGAAATGACGGAACTGACCGGAATCGACAACATAATTCCGGGAGCAATCATTTGTGATTTTGGGTTCGATCCTTGTGGGTACTCGATGAATGGTATTCACGACGGAGATCGCTACTCCACAATCCATGTAACCCCGGAAGACGGTTTTAGCTACGCGAGTTTCGAATGTGTGGGCTCCATCTACGATGACATGGACGAATTCTCTGAGACTTTAAAGAAGGCGGTGCAGGTTTTCCGGCCGGCGACCCTGTCCGTTTCGACAACGTCTAGTTCTCACGAGGTGTGGACACGCGTCGCAAATGCAATCGAGCCACTTGGCTTCAAATGCCGTAGCTTTGCCGTCGACGAGTTCCCAGCAGCGGGGAGTGTGGTGTTTCAGACCTTCACGAGCCGCCGGAAGCATGCGGAGCACGGTGGTGGCAGATACATACACTGGGGTTAG
- the LOC120004019 gene encoding protein DOS2-like, whose product MDFFKSVFSDDPSPPDSPKTEQSLDPDSDPAPSWSFGGLIKTLASKSDSVIQHYRRDFEELGSGLRKETTVIREVASRAVQGLPATLEVGASVAQESLESVGQAVDDIGASVWKSTTQIISQGKERLLASNGGRDSDYTDKRNSDYNSSDDNTRRPLERKLYNRFDVKLRAIQSDLDTYCTEPEDVGEYEEWRSRFVVDEKGKEIEDLIEENPVIGEFYGRVVPSIIDNESFWSRYFYKVHKLRQVEDARAKLVNRAISVEEDEEWSWDIDEIDDDEDKESAGNLTKGGSSLDVEISSHGVSGSLPELGNTTKLEEKDDDKVGLEGKSDNGGSCKDSDVSVISTQASLPEEEDMGWDEIEDIGVTDENKGDATVNMSRADLHKKLSAAEEEEDLSWDIDDVDDEHN is encoded by the coding sequence ATGGATTTCTTCAAATCCGTCTTCTCCGACGATCCATCTCCACCCGATTCGCCCAAAACCGAACAATCCCTGGATCCCGATTCGGATCCCGCTCCATCATGGAGCTTCGGTGGGTTGATCAAGACTCTAGCTTCGAAATCCGACTCCGTGATTCAGCACTACCGACGTGACTTCGAGGAGTTGGGTTCTGGGCTGCGGAAGGAAACCACCGTGATCAGGGAGGTGGCATCACGTGCGGTTCAGGGCCTTCCGGCAACGCTCGAGGTTGGTGCATCGGTTGCTCAGGAGTCGTTGGAGTCCGTCGGCCAAGctgtggatgatattggggccTCCGTCTGGAAGTCCACGACCCAGATTATTTCCCAAGGTAAAGAACGCCTCTTAGCTTCTAATGGTGGTCGCGATTCTGATTATACAGATAAGAGAAATAGTGATTACAATAGTTCTGATGATAACACACGGCGTCCTTTGGAAAGAAAACTATACAATCGTTTTGATGTAAAATTGCGGGCAATTCAGAGTGATTTGGATACCTATTGTACGGAACCAGAGGATGTTGGGGAGTATGAGGAGTGGAGGTCGAGGTTTGTGGTGGATGAGAAGGGAAAGGAAATTGAGGATTTGATTGAGGAAAATCCGGTGATAGGGGAGTTTTACGGGAGGGTTGTTCCGAGTAttatcgacaatgaatctttttGGAGTAGGTACTTCTATAAGGTGCACAAGCTTAGGCAAGTGGAAGATGCAAGAGCTAAGCTTGTCAATAGAGCAATTTCCGTGGAGGAAGATGAGGAATGGAGTTGGGATATAGatgagattgatgatgatgaggataaGGAGAGTGCTGGAAACTTAACAAAGGGAGGTTCAAGCCTAGATGTGGAGATTTCAAGTCATGGGGTTTCTGGGTCATTACCCGAATTGGGTAATACTACTAAGTTGGAGGAGAAAGATGATGATAAGGTGGGTTTGGAAGGGAAATCGGATAATGGTGGATCGTGCAAGGATAGCGATGTGTCAGTGATTTCAACCCAGGCATCTTTGCCCGAGGAAGAAGACATGGGTTGGGATGAGATTGAAGACATTGGGGTCACCGATGAGAATAAGGGAGATGCTACTGTGAATATGAGCAGAGCTGATCTACATAAGAAGTTGAGTGCTGCTGAGGAAGAAGAGGATTTGAGTTGGGAtattgatgatgttgatgatgaacacaattaa